From Pseudoleptotrichia goodfellowii, a single genomic window includes:
- the purB gene encoding adenylosuccinate lyase — protein MDKYSNPLEERYASEEMLYNFSPENKFRTWRKLWIILAEAEKELGLDFISNEQIEELKKFKDDINFEKAAEFEKKLRHDVMAHVHTYGEQAINARKIIHLGATSAYVGDNTDLIQIKDGLIIIRKKLLALIKRMKEFALEYKSLPTLGFTHFQAAQLTTVGKRGTLWLHSLLMDFEELEFRLEKLRYRGVKGTTGTQASFKELFDGDFEKVKKLDKLVTEKAGFKIKQGVSGQTYDRKTDAQILNLLSNIAQSAHKFTNDFRLLQHLKELEEPFEKNQIGSSAMAYKRNPMRSERISSLAKFVMSSAMNGALVYSTQWFERTLDDSANKRLSVPQAFLAVDAILIIWLNIMDGVVVYPKVIEANIQKELPFMATENIIMESVKKGMDRQEVHEIIRELSMEETKEIKINGKPNNLIDRIIKDGRLGLKSEDMEGILVSKNYTGFAEQQTEDFINKEINPVLEKYKDEIDEKRVELRV, from the coding sequence TTGGACAAATATTCAAATCCGTTAGAGGAAAGATATGCAAGTGAAGAAATGCTTTACAATTTTTCTCCTGAAAATAAATTCAGAACATGGAGAAAACTTTGGATTATACTGGCTGAAGCGGAAAAAGAATTAGGACTTGATTTTATTTCTAATGAGCAAATTGAAGAACTTAAAAAATTTAAAGACGATATTAATTTTGAAAAGGCAGCAGAGTTTGAGAAAAAACTCAGACACGATGTAATGGCTCATGTTCATACATATGGGGAGCAAGCAATAAATGCACGGAAAATAATTCATCTGGGAGCCACAAGTGCTTATGTAGGAGATAATACGGACTTAATACAGATTAAAGACGGACTTATCATAATAAGAAAAAAATTGTTGGCTTTAATAAAAAGAATGAAAGAATTTGCACTTGAATATAAATCTCTTCCAACTCTCGGATTTACTCACTTTCAGGCGGCACAGCTCACAACAGTAGGGAAAAGAGGAACTTTATGGCTTCATTCATTGCTCATGGACTTTGAGGAACTGGAATTCAGGCTTGAAAAACTGAGATATAGAGGAGTGAAGGGAACAACCGGAACACAGGCAAGTTTTAAAGAGCTTTTTGACGGGGATTTTGAAAAAGTCAAAAAACTTGATAAACTGGTTACTGAAAAAGCGGGATTTAAAATAAAGCAGGGAGTGTCGGGACAGACTTACGATAGAAAAACTGATGCTCAAATATTGAATTTGTTGTCAAATATAGCTCAATCTGCACATAAATTTACTAATGATTTCAGATTGTTGCAGCATTTGAAAGAACTGGAAGAACCTTTTGAAAAAAATCAGATAGGATCCAGTGCCATGGCATACAAAAGAAATCCGATGAGAAGTGAAAGAATCTCATCTCTTGCAAAATTTGTAATGTCTTCGGCAATGAACGGGGCATTGGTTTACTCAACACAATGGTTTGAAAGAACTCTGGATGACTCGGCAAACAAAAGGTTGTCAGTGCCGCAAGCGTTTCTTGCAGTAGATGCCATACTCATAATATGGCTTAATATAATGGACGGAGTAGTAGTTTATCCTAAAGTTATAGAAGCGAATATTCAAAAAGAGCTTCCTTTTATGGCTACGGAAAATATCATAATGGAGTCCGTAAAAAAAGGAATGGACAGACAGGAAGTACATGAAATAATAAGAGAACTTTCTATGGAAGAAACTAAAGAAATAAAAATAAATGGAAAGCCGAATAACCTGATTGATAGAATTATAAAAGACGGAAGACTCGGGCTTAAGTCAGAAGATATGGAAGGAATACTTGTTTCAAAAAATTATACAGGATTTGCAGAGCAGCAAACAGAAGACTTTATAAATAAGGAGATAAATCCTGTACTTGAAAAATATAAAGATGAAATAGATGAAAAAAGAGTGGAATTGAGGGTGTAG
- a CDS encoding adenylosuccinate synthase, whose amino-acid sequence MKNNTFVIVGTQWGDEGKGKIIDVLSPKADYIVRFQGGNNAGHTVVVNDEKFILHLLPSGIINSDGKCIIGAGVVVDIEVLLDEMEKLEKRGKNMDNLFIDERAHIIMPYHIEIDKAKEEAMGENKIGTTQRGIGPCYIDKIARNGIRIGDLLDSERFRDKLEWNVKEKNDMLTRYGEPVFDFDELYDRFIKLGEKIKHRIIDGVVEINEAIEDEKTVLFEGAQALMLDIDYGTYPYVTSSSPTAGGVTVGTGVSPKKINRILGVMKAYTTRVGEGPFPTELNDETGEKLRTVGHEYGATTGRPRRCGWLDLVIGRYAALIDGLTDIVLTKLDVLTGFEKIKVAVGYEINGKIYNSYPGNLRKSENLKIIYEELDGWKEDITQIKNYDDLPENCKKYVEYIEKKLKCNVSMISVGPERSQNIYRYDLIDKVKIK is encoded by the coding sequence ATGAAAAATAACACTTTTGTAATCGTAGGGACACAATGGGGAGATGAAGGAAAAGGAAAAATAATAGATGTACTGTCTCCCAAAGCAGACTATATTGTGAGATTTCAGGGAGGAAACAACGCAGGACATACAGTTGTAGTAAATGATGAAAAGTTTATTTTACATTTACTGCCTTCGGGAATTATAAATTCAGACGGCAAATGTATAATAGGTGCAGGAGTAGTTGTAGATATTGAAGTTTTACTGGATGAAATGGAAAAACTTGAAAAAAGAGGAAAAAATATGGATAATCTTTTTATTGATGAGAGAGCCCATATTATAATGCCGTATCATATTGAAATAGATAAGGCGAAAGAAGAGGCAATGGGAGAAAATAAAATAGGGACAACACAAAGAGGTATAGGTCCGTGTTATATTGACAAAATCGCAAGAAACGGAATAAGAATAGGGGATCTGCTTGATTCGGAAAGATTCAGAGATAAACTCGAATGGAATGTAAAAGAAAAAAATGATATGCTTACAAGATACGGTGAACCCGTGTTTGATTTTGATGAATTGTATGACAGATTTATAAAACTCGGAGAAAAAATAAAACATAGAATAATAGACGGTGTTGTTGAGATAAATGAAGCTATAGAAGATGAAAAAACGGTTCTTTTTGAAGGAGCACAGGCATTAATGCTTGATATTGATTACGGAACATATCCTTATGTAACGTCATCTTCGCCTACGGCAGGAGGAGTAACGGTAGGTACAGGCGTTTCTCCGAAAAAAATAAACAGAATATTGGGAGTGATGAAAGCATACACTACAAGAGTGGGAGAAGGACCTTTTCCGACAGAACTGAATGATGAAACAGGAGAAAAATTAAGAACTGTAGGACATGAATACGGAGCGACAACAGGCAGACCGAGAAGATGCGGTTGGCTCGATTTGGTAATAGGAAGATATGCAGCATTGATTGACGGACTGACTGATATTGTACTGACAAAACTGGACGTGCTTACAGGATTTGAAAAAATCAAGGTTGCTGTAGGATATGAAATAAACGGAAAAATCTATAATTCCTATCCAGGAAACTTGAGAAAGTCCGAAAATCTTAAAATAATTTATGAAGAACTGGACGGCTGGAAAGAAGATATAACTCAAATAAAAAATTATGACGATTTACCTGAAAATTGCAAAAAATATGTTGAATATATAGAAAAAAAATTAAAATGTAATGTTTCTATGATTTCTGTGGGACCTGAAAGAAGTCAGAATATTTATAGGTATGATTTAATAGATAAAGTTAAAATTAAATAA
- the hpt gene encoding hypoxanthine phosphoribosyltransferase: MFNYSIDTLISKEEIALKVKELARLIDEDFKGEKVLLIGLLRGSVIFLSDLARELETEATLDFMVVSSYGNEMESSRDVKIKKDLEEDVRGRNVVIVEDIIDTGNTLKKVMEILMTRDPKTIKICTLLDKPERRETEISIDYTGFKIPDEFVVGYGIDFAQKHRTLPYIGIVKKEEEQKDEK; the protein is encoded by the coding sequence ATGTTCAATTACAGTATTGACACATTGATTTCAAAAGAAGAAATAGCACTTAAAGTAAAAGAGCTTGCAAGGCTTATAGATGAGGATTTTAAAGGAGAAAAGGTACTGCTTATAGGACTGCTCAGAGGATCGGTTATATTTTTAAGCGATTTGGCAAGGGAACTTGAAACTGAAGCAACACTTGATTTTATGGTAGTATCCAGTTACGGAAACGAAATGGAAAGCTCAAGGGATGTGAAAATAAAAAAAGATCTTGAGGAAGATGTCAGAGGAAGAAATGTCGTTATTGTAGAGGATATCATCGATACAGGAAATACTTTGAAAAAAGTTATGGAAATATTGATGACAAGAGATCCGAAAACAATAAAAATATGTACATTGCTTGATAAACCTGAAAGACGGGAAACTGAAATAAGTATAGATTATACAGGATTTAAGATACCTGATGAATTTGTAGTAGGATACGGAATAGATTTTGCACAGAAACATAGAACATTGCCGTATATAGGCATTGTAAAAAAAGAGGAGGAGCAAAAAGATGAAAAATAA
- a CDS encoding tetratricopeptide repeat-containing glycosyltransferase, with the protein MIKISACILAKNEEENIAECIRSVKPYVDEVIVVDNGSTDNTGEIAESLGSIVLDGSNLLLDSARKLYMEKAKYDWILILDADERFGKLGEVSLKEFLSRIKDNIWGYGILSYQHSGLGKWAEVHILRLIRNNKMIHYNESPIHSSVAPSIFENGAEINDTSLFAIHHLDILIKGRPVPKRKRYRTMLEEILSNKNRNLDKDTENMYKCFLGLEYVAVGEYDKAEKIYEHAVEEDFKYRNFALECLCQLYMYRKKYEKVKKYITDKNILLFRNNAVLGNYYNYFDKEKAADFYENIIKNSNATASDYLNLAYLLKDKDRIKARELLEKAVEKNSYLLKRVSYDLGEKQNLFIIQSNILFEIENVYNLFEDLKMSELING; encoded by the coding sequence ATGATTAAAATAAGTGCATGTATTTTAGCCAAGAATGAAGAAGAAAATATTGCTGAATGTATACGGTCTGTCAAGCCTTATGTGGATGAAGTAATCGTTGTGGATAACGGCAGCACGGATAATACCGGAGAAATAGCCGAATCATTGGGAAGTATTGTGTTGGACGGTAGCAATCTGTTATTGGATTCTGCGAGAAAACTTTACATGGAAAAAGCAAAATATGACTGGATTCTCATTTTGGATGCAGATGAGAGATTCGGGAAATTAGGAGAGGTTTCGCTGAAAGAATTTCTATCCCGAATAAAAGATAATATTTGGGGATACGGTATTTTGTCGTACCAACATTCAGGGCTTGGAAAATGGGCTGAAGTACATATTTTAAGACTGATAAGAAATAATAAAATGATTCATTATAACGAATCACCTATCCATTCGTCTGTCGCACCGTCTATATTTGAAAACGGTGCTGAAATAAATGACACTTCTCTTTTTGCAATTCACCATCTGGATATTTTGATTAAAGGAAGACCCGTTCCAAAAAGAAAAAGGTACAGAACTATGTTGGAAGAAATTTTAAGTAATAAAAACAGAAATTTGGATAAAGATACAGAAAATATGTATAAATGCTTCTTAGGATTGGAATATGTTGCTGTCGGAGAATATGATAAGGCTGAAAAGATTTATGAACATGCAGTGGAAGAAGATTTTAAATATAGAAATTTTGCATTGGAATGCTTATGTCAATTATACATGTACCGAAAAAAATACGAAAAAGTTAAAAAATATATTACAGATAAAAACATTTTACTTTTTAGAAATAATGCTGTTTTAGGAAATTATTACAATTATTTTGATAAAGAAAAAGCTGCAGATTTTTATGAAAACATTATAAAAAATAGTAATGCGACTGCATCGGATTATCTGAATCTGGCTTATCTGTTGAAAGATAAAGACAGGATTAAAGCACGAGAATTATTGGAAAAAGCAGTCGAAAAAAATTCTTATTTATTGAAAAGAGTATCTTATGACTTGGGAGAAAAACAGAATCTGTTTATAATTCAGTCGAATATTTTATTTGAAATTGAAAATGTCTATAATTTATTTGAAGATCTGAAAATGAGCGAATTGATTAACGGATAG
- a CDS encoding Txe/YoeB family addiction module toxin, whose translation MNNLFDILKRNPFEVPPTYESLVGNFKGLYSRRINRQHRLVYRILEEEKIIIIVGMWIHYEF comes from the coding sequence GTGAATAATTTATTTGATATTCTCAAAAGGAATCCATTTGAAGTTCCTCCGACGTATGAGAGTTTAGTCGGGAATTTTAAAGGACTTTATTCAAGAAGGATTAATAGGCAACACAGACTTGTATATCGTATATTAGAAGAAGAAAAAATAATTATTATAGTCGGCATGTGGATACATTATGAATTTTAA
- a CDS encoding AMP-binding protein, translated as MFLQKTDRLALVDFENNHINYTEVVNKIKYFSENVIELDKNKFGLIIMENRVEWIYSFFAVWDKKSAPITIDSASNPKEILYVLEDSHPEVIICSNETEKNIKEALLSYGLKDKVKIVNVDNYPIDKEKLEIIKNKEFELYNPEDEDTAVMLYTSGTTGLPKGVMLTYKNLNTEMDGIFAKNIFTHEDQILALLPFHHILPLTATVLLMLRHQTSIVFVEKIASKEILEALSRNRVTALIGVPRVFKLFYDGIKQQIDAKFITRFIYKTMSKIKSMKLRRKVFKKVHDKFGGHLDFIVSGGAKLDAEIAEFYEILGIYSLEGYGLTETSPVIAVNSQKERKIGTVGKKLENIEVKVVDEELWVKGPIVMKGYYNKPEKTAEVMTEDGWFKTGDLATIDDEGYITIRGRKNSMIVLSNGKNIDPETIENKVIAKSNYLIKEIGVFGHNDKIAAIIVPELVEFRKKGITNINAYIKNVIEDYNLTVHNHEKILDYKLYEEELPKTRVGKVRRFMLPNLYEKNTTEKKKVEEPDSEVYKILKEYIKKLKGIEPLPEENLELEIGMDSLDIVELFAYIENSFGIKLNEEQFSEMSNLKALSEYINEKATKIEDSEVDWKKIIEEAPAVEEKNRWVTKVLRPLLDVTLKVYFRLKRVNRDKISAEQQIFVSNHQSFIDSLVLGSLLPHKILYNTMFLAIDWYFKKGIMKLLVSNGNVVLIDINKNIKKSVEEIAAHVKAGKNVLIFPEGARTKDGKVGKFKKVFAIIAKELNVDIQCLGIKGGFEAYSRFMKFPKPKKIEVAALERFKPEGTYDEIVRKAENIIREYVEGNNTQV; from the coding sequence ATGTTTTTACAAAAAACTGACAGATTGGCATTAGTCGATTTTGAAAATAATCATATTAATTATACTGAGGTGGTAAATAAAATAAAATATTTTTCCGAAAATGTAATTGAACTTGATAAAAATAAATTCGGATTAATCATAATGGAAAACAGAGTTGAGTGGATTTACAGCTTTTTTGCAGTATGGGATAAAAAATCTGCACCGATTACAATAGATTCGGCAAGTAATCCGAAAGAAATATTATATGTTCTTGAAGATTCTCATCCCGAAGTAATCATATGTTCAAACGAAACTGAAAAAAATATAAAAGAGGCTTTATTATCTTATGGATTAAAAGATAAGGTTAAAATTGTCAATGTTGATAATTATCCTATTGATAAAGAAAAATTGGAAATCATAAAAAATAAAGAATTTGAATTGTATAATCCTGAAGATGAAGATACGGCAGTAATGCTTTATACTTCGGGAACTACAGGACTTCCCAAAGGGGTAATGCTTACATATAAAAATTTGAATACGGAAATGGACGGAATATTTGCTAAAAATATTTTTACTCACGAGGATCAGATATTGGCACTGCTTCCGTTTCATCATATATTGCCGTTGACTGCAACTGTTTTATTAATGTTGAGACATCAAACATCAATAGTATTTGTAGAAAAAATAGCAAGTAAAGAAATATTGGAAGCATTAAGCAGAAACAGAGTAACTGCTCTTATAGGAGTGCCGAGAGTCTTTAAACTTTTTTATGACGGTATAAAACAGCAGATAGATGCTAAATTTATAACGAGATTTATCTATAAAACGATGAGCAAAATAAAATCAATGAAATTGAGAAGAAAAGTATTTAAGAAAGTTCATGACAAGTTTGGAGGACATCTTGATTTTATTGTTTCGGGAGGAGCAAAACTGGATGCTGAAATAGCTGAATTTTATGAAATTTTAGGGATATACTCACTTGAAGGTTACGGACTGACTGAAACTTCGCCTGTAATAGCAGTAAATTCTCAAAAAGAAAGAAAAATCGGAACAGTAGGAAAAAAACTTGAAAATATAGAAGTAAAAGTAGTAGATGAAGAACTGTGGGTAAAAGGTCCTATTGTTATGAAAGGTTATTATAACAAACCTGAGAAAACAGCAGAAGTAATGACTGAAGACGGATGGTTCAAAACAGGGGATTTGGCAACGATTGATGATGAAGGATACATTACAATACGTGGAAGAAAAAACAGTATGATTGTATTATCAAACGGTAAGAATATTGATCCTGAAACTATTGAAAATAAAGTTATAGCAAAAAGTAATTATTTAATAAAAGAAATAGGAGTATTCGGACATAATGACAAAATTGCCGCTATTATAGTTCCGGAATTGGTAGAATTTAGAAAAAAAGGAATTACCAATATAAATGCGTATATTAAAAATGTAATAGAAGATTATAATTTAACTGTTCATAATCATGAAAAAATATTGGATTATAAACTTTATGAAGAAGAACTACCTAAAACAAGGGTAGGAAAAGTAAGAAGATTTATGCTTCCTAATTTGTATGAAAAAAATACAACTGAAAAGAAAAAAGTTGAAGAACCTGATAGCGAAGTTTATAAAATATTGAAAGAATACATAAAAAAACTTAAAGGGATAGAGCCTCTACCTGAAGAAAATCTTGAATTGGAAATCGGAATGGATTCCCTTGATATAGTAGAGCTTTTTGCTTACATTGAAAACAGTTTCGGAATAAAACTTAATGAAGAACAATTTTCCGAAATGTCAAACTTAAAAGCATTATCCGAATATATAAACGAAAAGGCAACTAAAATAGAAGATTCTGAAGTGGATTGGAAAAAAATAATAGAAGAAGCTCCTGCAGTTGAAGAAAAAAATCGTTGGGTAACTAAAGTTCTCAGACCTTTGCTGGATGTAACATTAAAAGTTTATTTTCGATTGAAAAGAGTTAATAGAGATAAAATAAGTGCCGAACAGCAGATATTTGTTTCAAATCACCAAAGTTTTATCGATTCGTTAGTTTTAGGAAGTCTTTTGCCGCATAAAATACTTTATAACACAATGTTTTTAGCAATAGACTGGTATTTTAAAAAAGGAATTATGAAATTGCTCGTATCCAATGGAAATGTTGTTCTGATTGATATAAATAAAAATATAAAGAAAAGTGTCGAAGAAATAGCGGCTCATGTAAAAGCAGGAAAAAATGTACTTATTTTCCCTGAAGGAGCAAGAACTAAAGACGGAAAAGTAGGTAAATTTAAAAAAGTATTTGCGATAATAGCGAAAGAATTGAATGTGGATATACAATGTTTAGGTATAAAAGGAGGGTTTGAAGCATATTCAAGATTTATGAAATTCCCTAAACCTAAAAAGATTGAAGTAGCTGCATTGGAAAGATTTAAGCCTGAAGGAACATATGATGAAATAGTCCGAAAAGCTGAAAATATTATAAGAGAATATGTAGAAGGAAATAATACACAAGTTTAA
- the asnA gene encoding aspartate--ammonia ligase: protein MAKVIVPKNYDAKYGIMETEIAIKLIKDFFESELSKELNLTRISAPLFVRKTTGINDNLNGVERPVSFEMKDYEGEIIEIIHSLAKWKRLALKRYGIDTGKGIYTDMNAIRRDEELDNVHSIYVDQWDWEKVITKEERNLDFLKETVKKIYKVFLKTQDMLVNKYPKYKKFLPEEVTFITSQELENMYPDLTPDERENRFAKEKGAIFIMQIGKILESGEKHDGRAPDYDDWELNGDLIMWDPVLDRALELSSMGIRVDEKSLLKQLEILNLEERKGLEYHKMLLNSELPLTIGGGIGQSRICMFLLQKAHIGEVQASIWDEETIKICEQNGINLL from the coding sequence ATGGCAAAAGTTATAGTTCCTAAAAATTATGATGCAAAATACGGAATAATGGAAACTGAAATAGCTATAAAGTTAATAAAAGATTTTTTTGAATCGGAACTTTCCAAAGAATTAAATCTTACAAGAATTTCAGCACCGTTATTCGTAAGAAAAACAACAGGTATAAACGATAACCTGAACGGAGTGGAAAGACCTGTAAGTTTTGAGATGAAAGATTACGAAGGGGAAATTATTGAAATTATTCATTCGTTGGCGAAATGGAAAAGATTGGCATTAAAAAGATACGGAATAGATACGGGGAAAGGTATTTATACCGATATGAATGCCATAAGACGTGATGAAGAACTGGATAACGTACATTCGATTTATGTAGATCAGTGGGATTGGGAAAAAGTTATAACAAAAGAAGAGAGAAATTTGGATTTTTTGAAGGAAACTGTAAAAAAAATATATAAAGTATTTTTGAAAACTCAGGACATGTTGGTAAACAAATATCCGAAATATAAAAAATTTCTTCCTGAAGAAGTTACATTTATTACTTCACAGGAGTTGGAAAATATGTATCCGGATTTGACTCCTGATGAAAGAGAAAACAGATTTGCAAAAGAAAAAGGGGCAATATTTATAATGCAAATTGGAAAAATTCTTGAATCGGGAGAAAAACACGACGGAAGAGCTCCGGATTATGATGATTGGGAATTAAACGGAGATCTTATTATGTGGGATCCTGTTCTTGACAGAGCACTTGAACTGTCATCTATGGGTATAAGAGTAGATGAAAAATCTCTTTTGAAACAACTTGAGATTTTAAATCTTGAAGAAAGAAAAGGACTGGAATATCATAAAATGCTTCTAAACAGCGAATTACCTCTTACAATAGGTGGAGGAATAGGACAGTCGAGAATATGTATGTTTTTATTACAAAAAGCACATATAGGAGAAGTTCAGGCTTCTATATGGGATGAAGAAACTATAAAAATTTGTGAACAAAACGGAATAAATTTATTATAA
- a CDS encoding tRNA1(Val) (adenine(37)-N6)-methyltransferase: MDVIKKIGEKTTTVIKRMKIIQRNDFQNFTLDTVLLADFTKINRKTKKILDIGTGCGIIPILLAEKSKAEIVGIELQKEMADIAERNIKNNNYEDRINIINDDIKNYQKIFKKDEFDCIVTNPPYFEFKGDINQINNSPKMSLARHNIDLTLEQIIKISAWLLKNSGHFSIVFRSDRLVEIIKLLTENKLEPKRMRNCYTKRNQDAKICMLEAVKDADKGLKIEMPIYVYKENGEKTEYIKKLYE; encoded by the coding sequence ATGGATGTAATAAAAAAAATCGGAGAAAAAACAACCACAGTAATTAAAAGAATGAAAATTATTCAAAGAAATGATTTTCAGAATTTTACCTTGGATACTGTTTTACTTGCGGATTTTACAAAAATAAACAGAAAAACAAAAAAAATACTCGATATAGGAACAGGTTGCGGAATTATACCGATTCTTCTGGCTGAAAAATCCAAAGCCGAAATTGTAGGAATAGAGTTGCAAAAGGAAATGGCGGATATTGCCGAGAGAAACATAAAAAATAATAATTATGAAGATCGGATAAACATAATAAATGATGATATTAAAAATTATCAGAAAATATTTAAAAAAGATGAGTTTGATTGTATAGTTACAAATCCTCCTTATTTTGAATTTAAAGGAGATATAAATCAGATAAACAATTCTCCGAAAATGAGTTTGGCAAGACATAATATAGATTTGACTTTGGAACAGATTATAAAAATATCAGCATGGCTATTGAAAAATTCGGGACATTTTTCGATAGTCTTTAGAAGCGACAGGCTTGTAGAAATAATAAAATTATTGACTGAAAATAAATTAGAGCCGAAAAGAATGAGAAATTGTTATACCAAAAGAAATCAGGATGCAAAAATCTGCATGCTCGAAGCTGTAAAGGATGCCGATAAAGGTCTGAAAATAGAAATGCCGATATATGTGTATAAAGAAAATGGCGAAAAAACTGAATATATAAAAAAGTTATATGAATAA
- a CDS encoding tRNA 2-thiocytidine biosynthesis TtcA family protein, translated as MNNLTNNNIDDTKTSSIGNTSCEAILPTVSLKSLSEIEKSIQKKYRSELWSPFIRGLKEFEMVKDGDRIAVAISGGKDSLLLSKLFQELKRASKTNFELVFISMNPGFNEVNLTNLRKNLEHLEIPCEIYNDNIFEVAEKIAKDYPCYMCAKMRRGSLYTKAASYGCNKLALGHHLDDVIETTLMSIFYMGKFETMLPKLKADNFDIELIRPLFYVEEKSIIKWIRNNGILAMNCGCTVAAGKTSSKRRETKELIADLVKNNPDIKKRIIQSAQNVNLEKILGWKTSEGKFSYLK; from the coding sequence ATGAATAATTTAACAAACAACAATATAGATGACACAAAAACGTCAAGTATAGGAAATACATCATGCGAGGCAATATTACCTACTGTCTCTTTAAAGTCTCTATCAGAAATTGAAAAGAGTATTCAGAAAAAATACCGTTCGGAACTTTGGTCGCCTTTTATACGAGGATTAAAAGAATTTGAAATGGTAAAAGACGGCGACAGAATTGCAGTTGCAATTTCAGGCGGTAAAGACAGTCTGTTATTATCCAAACTTTTTCAGGAACTTAAAAGAGCAAGTAAAACTAACTTTGAACTTGTTTTTATATCAATGAATCCCGGATTCAATGAAGTAAATCTGACTAATTTGAGAAAGAATCTCGAACATCTTGAAATTCCTTGCGAAATATACAACGATAATATTTTTGAAGTTGCAGAGAAAATCGCAAAAGACTATCCATGTTATATGTGTGCCAAAATGCGAAGAGGAAGTCTTTATACCAAAGCTGCTTCTTACGGTTGCAATAAACTTGCTTTGGGACACCATCTGGATGATGTTATCGAAACGACTCTTATGAGCATATTTTATATGGGAAAATTTGAAACAATGCTTCCCAAATTGAAAGCCGATAATTTTGATATTGAACTGATAAGACCGCTATTTTATGTAGAAGAAAAGTCAATTATAAAATGGATCAGAAATAACGGTATTCTTGCAATGAACTGCGGATGTACCGTTGCTGCGGGAAAAACTTCCAGCAAAAGACGTGAAACGAAAGAACTTATTGCCGACCTTGTAAAAAATAATCCCGATATTAAAAAACGGATTATCCAGTCGGCACAAAACGTAAACTTGGAAAAAATTTTAGGATGGAAAACTTCAGAAGGAAAATTTTCTTATTTGAAATAA
- a CDS encoding endonuclease/exonuclease/phosphatase family protein translates to MIKTGNIIRILLFTVIALTVNAKEFRMMTYNIYGGRLANGTKIGQSIKRYKPDFIALQEVDKFTKRSNIRDITKDIADEMGYNFYYFQKSRDYDSGEFGIAFVSKYPIEKILTYELPSIGIEKRQVIAAKIEKSVFGKTVLFINTHLDYKQEAKNDELNSLLIMSEIAEGDIKFLGGDLNMLPTTEYYNQITQNWKDTYLGGDRAGVRKNEDPRIDYILGDFSTNWKLKESFFINDNTQEWTKLSDHLPYMTIVDIK, encoded by the coding sequence ATGATAAAAACAGGAAATATAATAAGGATATTGTTATTTACAGTTATAGCATTGACAGTAAACGCAAAAGAATTTAGAATGATGACTTACAATATATATGGAGGAAGACTTGCAAACGGGACTAAAATAGGGCAAAGTATAAAAAGATACAAACCTGATTTTATAGCACTGCAGGAAGTGGACAAATTTACAAAGAGAAGTAATATAAGGGATATTACAAAAGATATAGCTGACGAAATGGGTTATAATTTTTATTATTTTCAAAAATCGAGGGATTATGATTCGGGGGAATTCGGAATAGCTTTTGTATCAAAATATCCGATAGAAAAAATACTGACTTACGAACTCCCTTCTATAGGAATAGAGAAAAGACAGGTTATTGCTGCAAAAATCGAAAAGTCAGTATTCGGAAAGACAGTGTTATTTATAAATACACATTTGGATTACAAACAGGAAGCCAAAAATGATGAGCTTAATTCGCTTCTTATAATGTCCGAAATAGCTGAAGGAGATATAAAATTTTTGGGTGGGGATTTGAATATGCTTCCTACGACGGAATACTATAATCAGATTACTCAAAACTGGAAAGATACCTATTTAGGCGGAGATAGAGCAGGAGTAAGAAAAAATGAAGATCCGAGAATAGATTATATTTTGGGAGATTTTTCAACGAACTGGAAATTGAAAGAAAGTTTTTTCATAAATGACAATACACAGGAATGGACTAAATTAAGTGATCATTTGCCTTATATGACGATAGTGGATATAAAATAA